One uncultured Fibrobacter sp. DNA segment encodes these proteins:
- a CDS encoding asparaginase, whose protein sequence is MKKVVVLATGGTIAGTGKPGEDVGYHSGSITGEELVKSVPGLSGIADVEVEQVCNINSDDVNSEIWIALANRIRAVCKRGDVDGIVVTHGTDTMEETAFFLDLVLDVEKPVVLTGAMRPATSFAPDGPANLCYAVGIAAGCNGAACRGVRVAFAGKMFDALRVQKVHANDLDAFDAIGSACGSALPKFSIEGLSDLPKVAVLYFHADADSALLEFAAQRSAGIVIAGAGAGEFSKEWMDVLARVNEPVVVTSRIGRGTVLPEGLLVPGTIPAYSLPPQKAAVLLRLALTETQDAQKIKKYFEEFV, encoded by the coding sequence ATGAAAAAAGTTGTAGTCCTTGCTACAGGAGGAACGATCGCCGGTACCGGGAAACCTGGTGAGGATGTGGGTTACCATTCAGGCTCCATCACAGGTGAGGAACTGGTGAAATCGGTTCCGGGATTGTCCGGCATTGCCGATGTAGAAGTGGAGCAGGTGTGCAACATCAACTCCGACGATGTGAACTCGGAGATATGGATTGCCCTTGCAAACCGCATCCGGGCGGTTTGTAAACGCGGGGATGTCGACGGCATCGTTGTCACGCACGGGACCGATACGATGGAAGAGACTGCATTTTTCCTGGACCTCGTGCTGGATGTAGAAAAGCCTGTGGTGCTGACGGGGGCCATGCGGCCGGCGACCTCCTTTGCTCCCGACGGCCCGGCGAACCTGTGTTATGCCGTTGGCATCGCCGCGGGCTGTAACGGCGCCGCTTGCCGAGGCGTGCGCGTTGCCTTTGCGGGGAAGATGTTCGATGCGCTTCGTGTCCAGAAGGTCCACGCGAATGATCTGGATGCGTTCGACGCCATCGGCTCGGCATGCGGGAGTGCGTTGCCCAAATTCTCCATTGAAGGCCTTTCTGATTTGCCCAAAGTCGCCGTGCTGTATTTCCATGCCGACGCGGATTCGGCTTTGCTCGAATTCGCGGCGCAGCGTTCCGCCGGGATTGTCATCGCGGGCGCGGGAGCGGGGGAATTCAGCAAGGAATGGATGGATGTTCTTGCCCGCGTGAACGAGCCCGTTGTCGTTACTTCGAGAATCGGGCGTGGAACGGTTTTGCCCGAAGGGTTGCTTGTGCCCGGTACGATTCCGGCATATTCGCTCCCTCCGCAGAAAGCCGCAGTCCTCTTGCGTCTTGCGTTGACGGAGACACAGGATGCACAAAAAATCAAGAAGTATTTTGAGGAATTTGTATGA
- a CDS encoding sialate O-acetylesterase produces MHKSIFPAFVVAATVSLSFAQDPNLHIYLAYGQSNMSGQADVTAADRAEDPRFLVLRAANHSNQKVGEFYPAAPPMGHSASKVGIVDIFGRKMVKELPDSIKIAVANIAIGGQSIDLFDKDRNKAYVQNAKNKGDTWWIQYLDEYGGDLYKRIVEMGKIAKEKGVIKGFLFHQGEADYQMNDWPKRVKKVYDDLIKDLGLDSTKVPILVGELATTAAGGDLGWRNSAVAEAASLIPNGHLISAEGCPALKEPNYTLHFTRKGYETFGERYAEKMLELLKKAEPEVPPVDTSAKDTAVAVADSSVKDSSVSVADTSVADTSTTAIHNSKSTELAIRYSSKNNGHLVYDEKRHKVFISVEKNGRKWLIDVTGGRNR; encoded by the coding sequence ATGCATAAATCTATTTTTCCTGCGTTTGTTGTTGCTGCTACAGTTTCCTTGAGCTTTGCCCAGGACCCGAACCTCCACATTTATCTTGCCTATGGGCAGTCCAATATGTCCGGTCAGGCGGATGTGACCGCAGCCGACCGTGCGGAGGATCCGCGCTTCTTGGTCTTGCGTGCGGCAAACCATTCGAATCAAAAGGTTGGAGAGTTTTACCCTGCTGCACCGCCAATGGGACATAGCGCGTCCAAGGTAGGAATTGTCGATATCTTCGGTCGCAAGATGGTGAAGGAATTGCCCGACAGTATCAAGATTGCTGTCGCGAACATCGCCATTGGCGGTCAAAGCATCGACCTGTTCGACAAGGACCGCAACAAGGCGTATGTCCAGAATGCAAAGAACAAGGGCGACACGTGGTGGATCCAGTACCTGGATGAATACGGTGGCGACCTCTACAAGCGCATTGTGGAAATGGGAAAGATTGCAAAGGAAAAGGGCGTCATTAAGGGGTTCCTTTTCCATCAGGGCGAGGCGGACTACCAGATGAACGACTGGCCCAAGCGTGTCAAGAAAGTTTACGACGATCTTATTAAGGATTTGGGATTAGACTCAACGAAAGTGCCAATTCTTGTTGGGGAACTGGCAACAACCGCTGCGGGTGGAGATCTGGGCTGGAGAAACAGTGCAGTTGCCGAAGCGGCGAGTCTAATCCCTAATGGTCATCTCATTTCGGCAGAAGGTTGCCCCGCGTTGAAGGAACCGAACTACACGCTCCATTTCACGCGAAAGGGTTATGAAACGTTCGGTGAACGTTATGCCGAAAAGATGCTCGAACTGCTGAAGAAGGCCGAACCGGAAGTTCCGCCGGTTGATACCTCGGCAAAAGACACTGCAGTTGCTGTTGCTGATTCGTCTGTGAAGGATTCTTCTGTTTCTGTTGCAGATACTTCCGTTGCGGATACTTCGACGACTGCTATTCACAATTCAAAATCCACGGAATTAGCCATAAGATACTCCTCCAAAAACAACGGCCATCTTGTCTACGATGAAAAACGCCATAAGGTGTTTATCAGCGTAGAAAAAAATGGTCGAAAATGGCTAATCGATGTCACGGGGGGTCGGAACAGGTAA
- a CDS encoding DUF4423 domain-containing protein, with protein MAEIFDYDDYRDMIKDYYQEHKKKNSLYSFNTLGKMLGLDASHAYYIVQKKRNLPVHAVPAAKKMLGLEGRAAMYFDLLLVASRTKSEKKKAEIMQKAFQLRDVKRHMLEDTEIKYLSEWWTVVVRALVEVKHGNIDVAEIASSLIPPITEEQAQASLDILKSLGFIKPLNDNLVKISDSHITIQGAEKAEAIRSFQAKVMQFAIRSLSEIPPSDRDVSTITMAVDAKGFNDIRNMIREFRKELQIRVDKCSVPDRVMQLNLALFPVAQNNKRKSK; from the coding sequence ATGGCAGAAATCTTTGACTATGATGACTACCGGGATATGATCAAGGATTACTACCAGGAGCATAAGAAAAAGAACTCCCTGTATTCCTTCAACACTCTCGGAAAAATGCTGGGGCTGGACGCCAGTCACGCGTACTATATTGTACAGAAAAAACGCAACCTGCCCGTCCATGCAGTACCCGCCGCAAAAAAGATGCTCGGTCTCGAAGGTCGAGCCGCCATGTATTTCGACCTGTTGTTGGTCGCCTCCCGTACAAAGTCCGAAAAGAAGAAAGCCGAAATTATGCAGAAGGCCTTCCAGCTCCGCGATGTCAAGCGCCACATGCTGGAAGACACAGAAATCAAGTACCTGAGCGAATGGTGGACGGTCGTCGTCCGCGCCCTGGTCGAAGTCAAACACGGCAACATCGACGTTGCCGAAATTGCCAGCAGCCTTATCCCGCCCATTACTGAGGAACAGGCCCAGGCAAGCCTAGATATTCTTAAGTCGTTGGGTTTCATCAAGCCATTAAACGATAACCTAGTCAAGATTTCGGACTCCCATATTACCATCCAAGGGGCCGAAAAAGCGGAGGCAATCCGCAGTTTTCAGGCAAAAGTCATGCAATTTGCCATTCGTTCGCTCAGCGAAATCCCCCCAAGCGACCGAGATGTTTCTACAATTACCATGGCGGTAGATGCCAAAGGGTTTAACGATATTAGAAACATGATTCGAGAATTCCGAAAAGAATTGCAGATTCGCGTTGACAAGTGCAGCGTTCCGGACCGCGTGATGCAGCTTAATCTCGCCCTTTTCCCGGTGGCCCAGAACAACAAGAGGAAGTCAAAATGA
- the asd gene encoding archaetidylserine decarboxylase (Phosphatidylserine decarboxylase is synthesized as a single chain precursor. Generation of the pyruvoyl active site from a Ser is coupled to cleavage of a Gly-Ser bond between the larger (beta) and smaller (alpha chains). It is an integral membrane protein.), translating into MNTPFYVFMKLLPKNAASRAFGAFTRLNIPPFTRWARSAFARYYKLNMAESEYPLSHYKNIGELFIRRLKPGARIIDNAEVVSPVDGVLSQTGTFDDGKQTLIQTKGKFYELKDLLRDDEMAARFEEGAFATIYLAPFNYHRIHSPVKGDLVDASYCPGTLWPVNAGSVERVEGLFCINERLTSHIRLQDGSEILVVKVGATNVGRIGVVYSDDLLVNAGKLDRSKKRLDWQPASNFHFEKGDELGRFEMGSTVILIVDKKIRERHPNLFKSRLGKAVKVGEAL; encoded by the coding sequence ATGAATACCCCCTTCTATGTTTTTATGAAACTCTTGCCGAAGAATGCGGCCAGCCGCGCCTTCGGTGCATTCACTCGGCTCAATATTCCTCCGTTTACCCGCTGGGCCCGTTCGGCATTTGCCCGTTACTACAAGTTGAATATGGCCGAGTCGGAATACCCGCTGAGCCATTACAAGAACATCGGGGAACTGTTTATCCGCAGGCTCAAACCCGGTGCGCGCATTATCGACAATGCCGAAGTCGTGAGCCCGGTCGATGGTGTGCTTTCGCAGACGGGAACCTTTGATGACGGAAAGCAAACGCTTATCCAGACGAAGGGGAAGTTCTACGAACTCAAGGATTTGCTCCGCGACGACGAAATGGCGGCGCGTTTTGAAGAGGGTGCTTTTGCAACGATTTATCTGGCACCATTCAACTACCACCGCATCCATAGCCCGGTCAAGGGTGACTTGGTCGATGCCAGCTATTGCCCTGGGACGCTTTGGCCGGTGAATGCGGGTAGCGTCGAACGCGTGGAAGGCTTGTTCTGCATCAACGAACGCCTGACGAGCCATATCCGCTTGCAGGACGGTTCTGAAATTTTGGTCGTGAAGGTCGGTGCAACGAACGTGGGCCGCATCGGTGTCGTGTATTCCGACGACCTGCTTGTGAATGCTGGAAAATTGGACCGCAGCAAGAAGCGCCTGGACTGGCAGCCGGCCAGTAACTTCCATTTTGAAAAAGGCGATGAACTGGGCCGCTTCGAGATGGGTAGTACGGTTATCCTTATCGTCGACAAAAAAATTCGCGAACGCCATCCGAACCTGTTCAAGAGCCGTCTAGGCAAGGCTGTCAAGGTCGGCGAAGCGCTTTAA
- a CDS encoding CAP domain-containing protein, with the protein MKKWIFALGCAALFAVACSDDSSSTVKASDTVGVDDNLSQQNESSSSKADSSESDEESSVKIKKTETNDDEETDSDVTESSESKSSSKQKKSSSSSKRSTRSSSSSAKPAVSVVETPTSDSPIVIDALQYLANEDKTEFVIRGGASIDLSDSTIERTDADIFFTDMKLVMAKVNKEGTSTLYKKIQVTHDEFPDSSTSINLSQLKTKVYFDETNVCGKFRLFVTFYASDEADNPKKYISVDSLDVAREMKYCPDGNEVSSSSGGTGSSSSSSEPLSDWRQTCLDVINEYRATESLSALSLATETRQNCTDKQAADDLASGEAHGHFGDCGEGAQNTGPDIVMSGNKSYDDYAKKYLKMMWEDEKALVTSGQRDPDNKEDYPYIGHYLNMKGKYKTVSCGFAVSDDGKKGWLNIDFFP; encoded by the coding sequence ATGAAAAAATGGATTTTTGCATTGGGCTGCGCAGCTTTGTTTGCCGTTGCGTGTTCGGATGATTCATCTTCTACCGTGAAGGCGTCGGATACAGTTGGAGTAGATGACAATCTTTCTCAACAGAATGAAAGTTCGTCTTCCAAAGCGGATTCGTCAGAATCGGACGAAGAGTCATCTGTTAAAATCAAAAAAACCGAGACTAACGATGATGAAGAGACGGACTCTGATGTTACGGAAAGTTCGGAATCGAAATCTTCTAGCAAACAGAAGAAGAGCAGTTCATCGTCTAAGCGTTCTACCCGATCCAGTTCATCTTCTGCAAAACCAGCTGTCTCGGTTGTAGAAACTCCTACGTCTGATTCTCCGATTGTTATTGATGCGTTGCAGTATTTGGCCAATGAAGATAAAACCGAATTTGTTATTAGAGGAGGGGCGTCCATTGATTTGTCGGATTCGACGATTGAGCGGACTGATGCCGATATCTTCTTTACCGATATGAAACTGGTGATGGCGAAAGTGAATAAAGAGGGGACGAGTACTTTATACAAAAAAATTCAGGTGACTCACGATGAATTTCCGGACAGTTCGACAAGCATTAACTTGTCTCAGTTGAAGACCAAAGTTTATTTTGATGAAACGAATGTGTGCGGAAAGTTCCGTCTTTTTGTCACGTTCTATGCTTCGGACGAAGCCGATAACCCGAAAAAGTATATTTCGGTAGATTCCCTTGATGTTGCACGCGAAATGAAATATTGCCCGGATGGCAACGAAGTTTCGAGCAGTTCCGGTGGGACGGGTTCCTCTAGTTCCTCGTCGGAACCATTGAGTGATTGGCGACAGACGTGCCTTGATGTTATTAACGAATATCGTGCGACAGAGAGCCTTTCCGCGCTTTCGCTTGCTACTGAAACAAGGCAAAACTGTACCGACAAACAGGCGGCTGACGACCTTGCTTCTGGCGAGGCTCACGGACATTTTGGTGATTGTGGGGAAGGCGCGCAGAATACAGGACCTGATATAGTTATGAGTGGTAACAAGTCATACGATGACTATGCTAAGAAGTATTTGAAGATGATGTGGGAAGATGAAAAAGCTCTTGTCACATCGGGCCAGCGTGACCCGGACAATAAAGAGGATTATCCGTATATCGGGCATTACCTGAACATGAAGGGAAAATATAAGACAGTCTCTTGTGGGTTTGCTGTATCGGATGATGGCAAGAAGGGTTGGCTGAATATTGACTTCTTCCCTTAA
- the dtd gene encoding D-aminoacyl-tRNA deacylase yields MKFLIQRVTQADVKIDGEVVGKIDGRGFLVLVGVAETDTREIADRFIRKMLSLRIFADENGKTNLSIKDVGGSLLIVSQFTLYADCHKGNRPTFNGAGNPELANELYEYVVEQCRKEVGIVETGRFGADMQVSLVNDGPFTIMLE; encoded by the coding sequence ATGAAATTTTTAATCCAGCGGGTTACGCAGGCTGATGTGAAAATTGATGGCGAGGTCGTCGGGAAAATCGATGGTCGTGGCTTTTTGGTCCTTGTCGGTGTGGCCGAGACGGACACCCGCGAAATTGCTGACCGGTTTATTCGCAAGATGCTTTCTCTACGCATTTTTGCTGACGAAAATGGGAAGACGAACCTCTCCATTAAAGATGTCGGTGGCTCTCTGCTGATAGTCTCGCAGTTCACGCTGTACGCCGATTGCCACAAGGGCAACCGCCCCACGTTCAACGGTGCAGGAAACCCGGAACTGGCAAACGAATTGTATGAATATGTTGTGGAACAATGCCGCAAGGAAGTCGGCATCGTGGAAACGGGACGCTTTGGTGCCGACATGCAAGTGAGCCTCGTCAACGATGGCCCGTTTACAATCATGCTGGAATAA